The Polaribacter sp. KT25b genome contains the following window.
AATTCATGGTCATTAAAGTTTCTATTAAACCTACGGATGCCGCTAAAAAAGCATACGGAGCAATAAATTTTAAGGTATCAAGATTAAAAGGAAGGTTGCTCCACAATTCTACAACGTTTAAATTCTTAGAAAGTTCTGCAATTCCGTTTAAACCTGCGCCACCACCATCTCTAATAAAATCGCCTACATTAATAGACCCTAATCCGCTAAAAATTGAAATTAGTGTAACAATTAAAATGGCTGTTAATGCCGCCGGAATTTTTGTAGTTAATTTAGGTAAGCCCCAAACAATAAACATGGTTAATAATACTAAACCAATCATTACATACAAAGTGTTACCTTGCATGGTTGTTTTTACAACACCACTATCTTTTACAGTATAAAATCCTTCATCAGAAGCGTTAAAAACTACTTTCTTCGTTTTTGCATCAAAAACTTGACCATCAGACACAAGAAATACTTCTTCGTTTGTATTACTGTTTTTTACGGATTTTCCATCAATCGTAAATAGTAAGGTATTCGATTTTAAATCTTTTACTTGATTGTTAGATACATTATATACCAATTCTTTCGATTCGGTTTTACGCATATTTTGTCCGAAGAAATCTTTTTTATTCTCTTTAAACATTCCCAATTGCGCCATAAAAATCACAATTGCCAAACCGTTTACAAATCCCATCATTACAGGATGTGGAATTAAACGCACAAAACGACCTAGTTTAAAAACACCTGCAAAAACTTGAATAATTCCCATTAATACAACGGCGGCTAAGAGATAAAAGTAACCCATGTTTTCAACAGGATTGTCAAAAAGCAAACCTTTTGCGTGTCCTTCTTGTATCATATGAACAAAAATAACAGCTACAGCGCCTGCTGCACCAGATATTAATCCGGGTCTTCCGCCAAAACTAGCTGAAATAATTCCGACTACAAAAGCACCAAATAAAGCAACGATTGGGCTTATTTGTGCCACAAAAGCAAAAGCGACAACCTCTGGAATCATTGCTAAAGAAACCGTGATTCCTGCTAATACATCGTCTTTGGCATTTGGTATTATTTTTCTAATAAATTCAGTCATAATATAGTTACTTTTAAAAGTCGGCAAAGATAGTTTGTTTTTTTTAGATAGGCTTCTAGTGTAAAAGTTTATGCATATTAGTGCTTAAAATTACGAATTTGTCTTATTCTTAGGATGAATTTTAAGATTAAACAAATAATATCATTTATATATTACTGCAACTTAAAACTAGATTATTAGGCTTTTTTATAAGCATCATAAACAAGTTTGATGTTTGCAAAAGTATTTTTTAATGCTTCATCAATTTCTTTTTCATTTTTAAAGCAAACCTCTGTAATTCCTTCTTCGGTTTGCGGCACTAATGGTTTGTCAAAGTCAGAGGTCATTAAAAACCAATGCGTTTCTTTTAGTTTTATGCCTTTGTAAAAATAAATATGATACGTAGTAATTAACTTTTTTTTGATGGATAAATTAAAAATGCTACATTCTTCTTCAACTTCTCTAATTCCGGCAGTTTCAATGCTTTCTCCTTTTTCAATTTTTCCTTTCGGTAAATCCCAAAAGTTATTTCTATAAATAAATAACACTTCTTTTTTTTGATTTAAAACCAATCCGCCTGCGGCAGGAATAACTTTCATGTTTTTTAAGAAAATTAACCAATCGGTTTCTATATCAGAAGAAATTAATTTTATACCTTTAATGTCATCATTCTTAAGCTTGTTTAACACTTCGTCAAAAAGAATATTTTTAAAGTTATATACCGGAAAAATATTTTCTTTTTTTAAAGAAGAAGTGATAATAATTGGTTTGTCATTTATAAAAACTTTATACATTTGCAATATGATTTTAAACAAAGATAACGCAAAAAAAACAGCTAAACATTTATTGCAAATAAAAGCAATAAAGTTAAGCCCTAATGATCCATTTCAATGGGCTTCTGGTTGGAAATCGCCTATTTATTGTGATAATAGAATAACTTTATCTTTTCCGCCTGTTCGTATTTTTTTAAAGGAAGAATTAGCTAAAATTGTTGAGTTACAATATGGTAAACCAGATGTAATTGCAGGTGTTGCTACTGGTGCAATTGCTATTGGTGTTTTAGTAGCTCAAGAATTAGGATTACCATTTGTATATGTTAGACCAGAACCTAAAAGCCACGGAAGAAAAAACCAAATTGAAGGCTATTTAGAAAGAGGTCAAAATGTGGTTGTTATAGAAGATTTAATTAGTACTGGAAATAGTAGTTTAAATGCTGTTAAGGCAATAAAAGAAGCTGGTGGAGTTGTAAAAGGAATGGTTGCAATTTTTACGTATGGTTTTCAAATAGCCGAAGATAATTTTAAAGAAAATAATATTCGTATAACAACTTTAAGTAATTATGAAAATTTACTTGAGCAAGCGTTAGATAGTAAATATATTTCTTTAAAAGAGTTAGATACATTAAAAGAGTGGAAGGGAAATCCTAGCCAGTGGAAACAAGAAAAAGTAGATAATTATGAATATTAGTGGTACTAAAGTAGTGGTTAAAAAATCTCAAAAAGAAACTTTTGAATTTTTATCAGAATTAAAAAACTTTGAACAATTGATGCCAGAATCTATTCAAAAATTTGAAGTTGAAGGAGATTCTTTTATTTTTGGATTAAAAGGAATGCCAGAAATAAGATTGATTTTAAAAGAAAGTACAGAGTTTTCTAACATAACTTTAGGCGCTGCAAGTAGTAAATTAAGTTTTGAATTAGTTGCCATTATTGATGAAATTAATGAGAGTTCATCAGAAGTTCAATTAGATTTTAATGGAGAATTTAATATGATGATGGCAATGATGGTTAAAAAACCTTTAACCAGTTTTATTGATACATTAACAGATAATTTAGGAAAAGTTTAAGCGAAAGAAATTTCTTTAAGGCCAAATTCTTTAACGATTTCATCTTCTAGTTCAACTTGAAGATTTCCATATAAAGAAATTCCTATTATCTTACCCATAAATAAAACATCGTTTCTATCTTTAAACATAGAAGGGATGTTTTTTTTATACAATACATTTAAGTAACCCGTTTCTAATTCTTGATATTTTTTAAGTGAAAGTAAGTGTATCGTGTTTTTTAAATTTTCAATAATTTCTAGCAATAAATCATCTAAATCATAATCATATTTAGAATTAGTACTATTCTTTAAAGAGGTTGCATTTTTTAATGAATCTGCAAATTTTTCTTGATTTACATTTAATCCAATTCCAATAATAGAACTCGTAATTTTAGTACCTTTAATATTGTTTTCTATTAAAATGCCACATATTTTTTTATTTGCTGACAAAATGTCGTTAGGCCATTTTATAGAAAGGTTAGGTGTTTTGTAATTAGAAAGTGTATTAAATATAGCCAATGAAATAGCAAAGTTTAAATATTTTTGATCTTTAATTTCTAAATCAAAATCTTTTGTAAACACACTGAATGTAAGGTTTTTAAAAGGTTTAGAAATCCATTTATTTTCTACTTGTCCTCGGCCTTTTTCTTGGTTATTTGTAACCACAACCGTGAAATTTTTAAGGGTAGAATTTTGTCCCATTTCTTTTAAAAAAGAATTGGTAGAATCAATGGCATTAAGTTTGATTATTTTCAAGTGTTAAATAAAGTGTAAACTAGTTCAATATTACGCAAAATACTCGCAAAAAAATAATAACTTTGCACTAAATTAGAAAAATATTAATGGCAAAAAAGCAAGCAAGCGCAGACGATTTAATCTCTTTGATTATTAAAGGGATAGACGATGTTAAGGGAGAAAATATTTTATTATTAGATTTAAGAGAAATAGAAAACACAGTTTGTGATTATTTTATAGTATGTTCTGGTAGCTCTAATACACAAGTAAACGCAATTTCTGGTTCTGTACAAAAAGTAGTAAGCAAAGCATTAAAAGACAAGCCTTGGCATATAGAAGGGCAAGGAAATTCTGAATGGATTTTAATGGATTATGTAAATGTAGTGGTTCATGTTTTTCAAAAACATGTTAGAGACTTTTACGATATTGAAAGCCTTTGGGGAGATGCGAAAATTACAGAAATAAATCCAGTTTAATCTTATTGATTTTTATAACAAATGAGCGATTCAAATAAAGAAAACAAATCAAATTTACCTAAATTTAAATTTAATTCGTATTGGATTTATGGTGCAATTTTTATCATAATTATAGCCGTACAATTTTTTAGTAGTGGAGATTTAGCTTCAAAAAGTATTTCAAAAAATAAATTTGAAGAAATTTTAAAAGATAATGACATCAAAGAAATTGTTGTTGTTAACAAAGATATAGCACAAATTTATTTAACTACAGAAGCGTTAAAAAAAGAGAAGCATTCTAAACAAACTACCACAACTTTTTATAGACCTGGTTCTCCTGTTTATGAGTATAATTTTGGAGATTTAAGAACTTTTGAAGAAAATGTAGCTAGTATAAAAAAAGAAAATAATTTAATTGTAGATGTAGATAATAAAGAAAGTACGAGCATTTTTGATGCTATTCTTGGATTTTTACCGTTTATTATTTTAATTGCTGTTTGGTTATTTTTTATGAGAAGAATGTCTGGGGCCGGTGGTGGCGCAGGCGGTGGAGGTCAAATTTTTAGCATTGGTAAATCGAAAGCTAAATTATTTGATAAAGACACTAAAGTAAAAACTACTTTCGAAAATGTTGCAGGTTTAGAAGGAGCAAAAGAAGAAGTACAAGAAATTGTAGATTTCTTAAAAAATCCAGATAAATATACTTCATTAGGAGGTAAAATACCAAAAGGAGCTTTATTAGTAGGACCTCCAGGAACAGGTAAAACATTATTAGCAAAAGCGGTTGCTGGTGAAGCAGATGTTCCTTTTTTCTCTTTATCTGGTTCAGATTTTGTTGAAATGTTTGTTGGTGTTGGTGCATCTAGAGTAAGAGATTTATTTAAACAAGCGCAACAAAAATCACCTTCAATAATTTTTATTGATGAGATTGATGCAATTGGTAGAGCTCGTGGAAAAAATAGCATGACTGGTGGTAATGACGAACGTGAAAATACCTTAAATCAGTTATTAACAGAAATGGATGGTTTTGGTACTGATACAAATGTTATTGTATTAGCCGCAACTAATAGAGCAGATGTTTTAGATAGCGCTTTAATGCGTGCTGGTCGTTTTGACAGACAAATTTATGTTGATTTACCAAATATTAACGAAAGAAAAGAAATTTTTGAAGTTCATATAAAACCATTAAAGTTAGCAGAAGATGTTAAAATAGGTTTTTTAGCACAACAAACACCAGGTTTTTCGGGTGCAGATATTGCAAATATGTGTAATGAAGCAGCATTAATTGCAGCAAGAAATGGTAAAAAAGCGATTCATCATCAAGATTTTTTAGATGCAGTTGATAGAATTGTTGGTGGTTTAGAAAAGAAAAATAAAGTAATTACACCAAAAGAAAAGCAAGTAATAGCGTTTCACGAAGCTGGTCATGCAACGGTAAGTTGGATGTTAGAACATGCTGCACCTTTAGTAAAAGTTACAATTGTACCAAGAGGGCAATCTTTAGGGGCTGCTTGGTATTTGCCTGCAGAAAGAATGATTGTTCAAACCGAACAAATGCTAGACGAAATGTGTGCTACAATGGGGGGTAGAGCTGCAGAAAAAGTAATGTTTGATAAAATCTCTACAGGTGCTTTAAGTGATTTAGAAAAAGTTACTAAACAAGCTAGAGCAATGATTACTGTATATGGTTTAAATGATGAAGTTGGTAATATTACTTATTATGATTCTTCTGGTAACGATGCTTTTGTAAAACCTTATAGTGAAGAAACAGGTAGAAAAATTGATAAAGAAATTTCTAAAATGATAGAAAATCAATATCAAAGAGCAATTAAACTTTTAGAGGATAATAAAGAAAAATTAACAACATTAGCAGAATTATTATTAGAAAAGGAAGTTATTTTTAAAGATGATTTACAAGAAATATTTGGTAAAAGACTTTTTGATGAAATTGAAGAAGCAGAAGTTGATGCTACCAAACAAGAATTAGAAAAACCTACAGTAGATAAAATTTCAGAAGAATAAGTTTTAATGAATTTTTTTAAAAAGCTCTTTAATATCCAAGAAACAGAGGATAAAGAAATACAAGAACAAGAGATAAATTTATCTCTTGATGAATCTTTTGTTCATAATTTTGTAGAAAAAGGAGGTAAGTTTTTATATTGTTTAAATAAAGAAGAGGTAATTGATAATTTTAAAAAAGTTCTTTCTGAGAATAGTTGGGATGAAGTTTACTTGTTAAATGATAAATTAGCGTCTTTATTTAATAAAAATGAAGTAAAAATATTAAATAAATTTAACGATAATACACCAATACTTACCCCTTGCGAGCATTTAATTGCAGATAGTGGAGATATTTTATTTTCATCAAATCAATTAAAAAGCACCAAGTTAGGTGATTTTTCTGATAACTTTATTGTTTATGCAACTACAAGTCAATTGGTTAAAGATACTGGTCAAGGTTTAACTGGTATAAAAACAAACAATAAAGAGCAGATACCAACAAATATATCTCCAATAAAAAATTATGTTATTAATAAAAATGATGATAATTTTCTAAACTATGGTAACAGTAATTCAAAAAACTTATATTTGTTGCTATTAGAAGATTTATAATATGCGCCACCTTTTAAAAAGGAGTTTTTCTGGAATAATTTATGTTTTATTATTTCTTTTTGCAATTCTCTTTTCAAGAGAATCTTATATCGTATTAACTACTATTTTTGGGTTTTTATGTATTTGGGAATTTAATAAAATGGTTGACTTAAAAAATTATGCATCTTATATTTTTTATGCATTTGTTTTATTTTTAATGCTACAAAGACAAGAGAGTTATGCTACTGTTTTAGTTTTATCAATTACTTTATTGTCTTCTTTATTTCTGATTTATCAATTATTTGCAAAAAAACAAATTACCTTTTCTAATGATAGGGCAAAATTAGGAGTTACCATTAGATACATAATATTTTCAATATGTTTTTTAGTGTTACTTCCGTTTCATAAAAATACCTTTCATCCGTATTTAATGATCAGTATTTTATCAATTATCTGGATAAACGATTCGTTTGCTTTTTTTATTGGAAAAAATTTTGGAGCAAATAAGTTATTTCCATCAGTATCACCAAAAAAAACTATTGAAGGTTTTTTGGGTGGTTTAACTTTTTCGTTGATAGCTGCATTATTTATTAGTAAGTTTAATCTAGAATTTTCTATGATAAATTGGCTAGTTATTGGAGTTATTGTTTCTGTAGTTGGTACAATTGGTGATTTAGTGGAATCTAAATTTAAAAGACAAGCTAAAATAAAAGATAGTGGTAATATAATGCCTGGTCATGGAGGTATTTTAGATAGGCTAGATAGTTTGTTGTTTGCTGCACCATTTGTATATTTGTATATTAACTTTATAATTTAAGAATGATTCGTTTTCATAAAGAAGGGTATAAAATTATTTCGATAACTTTTATTATTGCAATTTCTGTAATCTTACTCGCAGATTATTTTATTGATATTACTTGGTTATTAAAAACTATACAAGTAATAATGTTAGGTTTTGTAGTTATCGTTTTACAGTTTTTTAGAAATCCGGCAAGGCATACAAAATTAGACGAAAATCAAATAATTGCACCTGTAGATGGTAAAGTTGTGGTTATAGAAGAGGTAGAAGAACCAGAGTTTTTCAAAGATAAAAGATTACAAATTTCAATTTTTATGTCTCCAATTAATGTGCATGTTACAAGATATGCTATGAGCGGAATTATAAAATACAGTAAATATCATCCAGGAAAATATTTGGTTGCTTGGCATCCAAAAGCATCAACAGAAAATGAAAGAACAACAGTAGTTGTAGAAAATAAAACTTTTGGTAATGTTTTATACAGACAAATTGCTGGAGCTTTAGCAAAAAGGATTGTAAATTATGCTAAAGTAGGAGATAAAGTTGTACAAGGAACAGATGCAGGTTTTATAAAATTTGGTTCTAGGGTTGATGTATATTTACCAATAGGAACTAAAGTGAATGTAAAATTAGGAGATAAAGTAAAAGGTGGTGTCCAAGTTATCGCAGAAAAATAATATAGATTTAGATACTGAGTATAAAGCTGCTTTTGACAAGATTTCTAAGTTAAAAGAAGCTGTAGCACCAGATATTATGCTAAAATTTTATGCTTATTATAAGCAAGCTAATTTTGGTAATAAATTTTCTTTTAATAATGGTTCTGATCTTAGAACTGGTTTTAAATTTAATGCTTGGATGCAGTTAAATGGTATGACTACAGAAGAGGCAAAAAGAGAGTACATTGAACTAGCCAAAGAATTTTAATAAAAAAATACTAATTTAATTAATTACAATTATGAAAAAAATATTTATTATTTCGTTTTTAGTGATCGCAACTGCATTTAATTTTACTGCATGTAAATCTGATACTAAAAAAGAAGAAAGTAAAACAGAAGAAATAGAAAGTACTACTAAAAGTGAATCTACTTTTTCTGTAACAAATGCTAAAAATGAAATTAACTTTACAGCTTATAAAACTTCAGAAAAAGTAGCTGTTGGTGGTCAATTTAAAGAGATTAATATAATTGCTGGAGGCGAAGGTAATAGCGTAAAAGAAGCAATTAATAATACAGAATTTTCAATTCCTGTTAGTAGTCTTTTTACAAAAGATACAAGTAGAGACTTTAAAGTTAAAAAGTTCTTTTTTGGTATGATGGAAGATACACAATTACTTTCTGGTAAGTTAATGATTACTGATGATGCAAACGGAACTGCAGAAATTAAAATGAACGGAGTTAGTAAAAATGTACCTTTTACATATACCATTGTTGATAAAACTTTTAATATGAAAGCTACAATGCATATTAACAATTGGAATGCTTCTAAAGCTTTAGAGGCTTTAAATAAAGCTTGTTTTGATTTACACAAAGGTGCAGATGGAGTTTCTAAAACTTGGAATGATGTAGCTTTAGATATTACAACAACTTTTTAAAGAATTATAAATTATTTAATGCTTTTTTAAGTGTTTTAAATCGAAAAGAATAGCCATTCTTTTCGATTTTTTTTGCCGAAACTTTACTTCCTTCTAATAAAATAATAGCCATTTTACCAAATATAAGTTTTAATAAAAAATCA
Protein-coding sequences here:
- a CDS encoding YceI family protein, giving the protein MKKIFIISFLVIATAFNFTACKSDTKKEESKTEEIESTTKSESTFSVTNAKNEINFTAYKTSEKVAVGGQFKEINIIAGGEGNSVKEAINNTEFSIPVSSLFTKDTSRDFKVKKFFFGMMEDTQLLSGKLMITDDANGTAEIKMNGVSKNVPFTYTIVDKTFNMKATMHINNWNASKALEALNKACFDLHKGADGVSKTWNDVALDITTTF
- the rsfS gene encoding ribosome silencing factor; this translates as MAKKQASADDLISLIIKGIDDVKGENILLLDLREIENTVCDYFIVCSGSSNTQVNAISGSVQKVVSKALKDKPWHIEGQGNSEWILMDYVNVVVHVFQKHVRDFYDIESLWGDAKITEINPV
- a CDS encoding phosphatidylserine decarboxylase family protein, with product MIRFHKEGYKIISITFIIAISVILLADYFIDITWLLKTIQVIMLGFVVIVLQFFRNPARHTKLDENQIIAPVDGKVVVIEEVEEPEFFKDKRLQISIFMSPINVHVTRYAMSGIIKYSKYHPGKYLVAWHPKASTENERTTVVVENKTFGNVLYRQIAGALAKRIVNYAKVGDKVVQGTDAGFIKFGSRVDVYLPIGTKVNVKLGDKVKGGVQVIAEK
- a CDS encoding SulP family inorganic anion transporter, with product MTEFIRKIIPNAKDDVLAGITVSLAMIPEVVAFAFVAQISPIVALFGAFVVGIISASFGGRPGLISGAAGAVAVIFVHMIQEGHAKGLLFDNPVENMGYFYLLAAVVLMGIIQVFAGVFKLGRFVRLIPHPVMMGFVNGLAIVIFMAQLGMFKENKKDFFGQNMRKTESKELVYNVSNNQVKDLKSNTLLFTIDGKSVKNSNTNEEVFLVSDGQVFDAKTKKVVFNASDEGFYTVKDSGVVKTTMQGNTLYVMIGLVLLTMFIVWGLPKLTTKIPAALTAILIVTLISIFSGLGSINVGDFIRDGGGAGLNGIAELSKNLNVVELWSNLPFNLDTLKFIAPYAFLAASVGLIETLMTMNLVDELTESRGNGNKECIAQGAGNIVSGAFGGTGGCGMIGQTVININAGGRGRLSGIMMALTLLTFILFADKYIEQVPIAALVGVMFMMVIETFAWSSFRILKKIPRSDAFVLIIVSAVTVFFDLAIAVFVGVIVSALVFAWESAKKIRARKRFREDGTKVYEIWGPLFFGSIATFNEKFDIKNDPEKVEIDFVEARVSDHSAIEAIYALVEKYQAAGKTITLKHLSEDCKLLLYKSSPVFTDIIIDDIDDPRYHLAANPEKFPKPLKEYKF
- a CDS encoding NUDIX hydrolase, with product MYKVFINDKPIIITSSLKKENIFPVYNFKNILFDEVLNKLKNDDIKGIKLISSDIETDWLIFLKNMKVIPAAGGLVLNQKKEVLFIYRNNFWDLPKGKIEKGESIETAGIREVEEECSIFNLSIKKKLITTYHIYFYKGIKLKETHWFLMTSDFDKPLVPQTEEGITEVCFKNEKEIDEALKNTFANIKLVYDAYKKA
- a CDS encoding phosphatidate cytidylyltransferase; amino-acid sequence: MRHLLKRSFSGIIYVLLFLFAILFSRESYIVLTTIFGFLCIWEFNKMVDLKNYASYIFYAFVLFLMLQRQESYATVLVLSITLLSSLFLIYQLFAKKQITFSNDRAKLGVTIRYIIFSICFLVLLPFHKNTFHPYLMISILSIIWINDSFAFFIGKNFGANKLFPSVSPKKTIEGFLGGLTFSLIAALFISKFNLEFSMINWLVIGVIVSVVGTIGDLVESKFKRQAKIKDSGNIMPGHGGILDRLDSLLFAAPFVYLYINFII
- the pyrE gene encoding orotate phosphoribosyltransferase is translated as MILNKDNAKKTAKHLLQIKAIKLSPNDPFQWASGWKSPIYCDNRITLSFPPVRIFLKEELAKIVELQYGKPDVIAGVATGAIAIGVLVAQELGLPFVYVRPEPKSHGRKNQIEGYLERGQNVVVIEDLISTGNSSLNAVKAIKEAGGVVKGMVAIFTYGFQIAEDNFKENNIRITTLSNYENLLEQALDSKYISLKELDTLKEWKGNPSQWKQEKVDNYEY
- a CDS encoding biotin--[acetyl-CoA-carboxylase] ligase, with protein sequence MKIIKLNAIDSTNSFLKEMGQNSTLKNFTVVVTNNQEKGRGQVENKWISKPFKNLTFSVFTKDFDLEIKDQKYLNFAISLAIFNTLSNYKTPNLSIKWPNDILSANKKICGILIENNIKGTKITSSIIGIGLNVNQEKFADSLKNATSLKNSTNSKYDYDLDDLLLEIIENLKNTIHLLSLKKYQELETGYLNVLYKKNIPSMFKDRNDVLFMGKIIGISLYGNLQVELEDEIVKEFGLKEISFA
- a CDS encoding acyl-CoA-binding protein codes for the protein MSKLSQKNNIDLDTEYKAAFDKISKLKEAVAPDIMLKFYAYYKQANFGNKFSFNNGSDLRTGFKFNAWMQLNGMTTEEAKREYIELAKEF
- a CDS encoding orotate phosphoribosyltransferase, whose translation is MNISGTKVVVKKSQKETFEFLSELKNFEQLMPESIQKFEVEGDSFIFGLKGMPEIRLILKESTEFSNITLGAASSKLSFELVAIIDEINESSSEVQLDFNGEFNMMMAMMVKKPLTSFIDTLTDNLGKV
- the ftsH gene encoding ATP-dependent zinc metalloprotease FtsH: MSDSNKENKSNLPKFKFNSYWIYGAIFIIIIAVQFFSSGDLASKSISKNKFEEILKDNDIKEIVVVNKDIAQIYLTTEALKKEKHSKQTTTTFYRPGSPVYEYNFGDLRTFEENVASIKKENNLIVDVDNKESTSIFDAILGFLPFIILIAVWLFFMRRMSGAGGGAGGGGQIFSIGKSKAKLFDKDTKVKTTFENVAGLEGAKEEVQEIVDFLKNPDKYTSLGGKIPKGALLVGPPGTGKTLLAKAVAGEADVPFFSLSGSDFVEMFVGVGASRVRDLFKQAQQKSPSIIFIDEIDAIGRARGKNSMTGGNDERENTLNQLLTEMDGFGTDTNVIVLAATNRADVLDSALMRAGRFDRQIYVDLPNINERKEIFEVHIKPLKLAEDVKIGFLAQQTPGFSGADIANMCNEAALIAARNGKKAIHHQDFLDAVDRIVGGLEKKNKVITPKEKQVIAFHEAGHATVSWMLEHAAPLVKVTIVPRGQSLGAAWYLPAERMIVQTEQMLDEMCATMGGRAAEKVMFDKISTGALSDLEKVTKQARAMITVYGLNDEVGNITYYDSSGNDAFVKPYSEETGRKIDKEISKMIENQYQRAIKLLEDNKEKLTTLAELLLEKEVIFKDDLQEIFGKRLFDEIEEAEVDATKQELEKPTVDKISEE